In Leucobacter sp. CX169, a single genomic region encodes these proteins:
- a CDS encoding RimK family alpha-L-glutamate ligase, with protein sequence MKLAILSRAPHAYSTQRLRSAALQRGHNVKVLNTLRFGIDLSADQPDLQYRGKQLSDYDAILPRIGASITYFGTAVVRQFEQMDVYTPNTSNGIANARDKLRANQILSRHNIGMPATTFVRNRADVRPAIESVGGAPVVIKLLEGTQGIGVILAPQVKVAEAIIETLHSTQQNVLIQRFIAESRGRDIRALVVGDRVVAAMRRIASGDEFRSNVHRGGTVEPVELDPAYEAAAVRSAQIMGLRVAGVDMLEGDDGPLVMEVNSSPGLQGIETATKLDVAGAIIDFIANQVAFPEIDVRQRLSISTGYGVAELLVHASADLVGKTLGESGLWERDITVLTLHRGTQVIPNPRKHERLEAEDRLLCFGKLEEMRTMIPERRRRRARVRKLPKEPIGDL encoded by the coding sequence GTGAAACTCGCGATTCTCTCGCGCGCCCCGCACGCGTACTCCACTCAGCGGCTCCGTTCTGCTGCCCTCCAGCGAGGGCACAACGTAAAGGTGCTGAATACTCTGCGGTTCGGTATCGACCTCTCCGCTGACCAGCCCGACTTGCAATATCGCGGGAAACAGCTCAGCGACTACGACGCGATCCTGCCGCGTATCGGCGCCTCGATCACGTACTTCGGCACCGCCGTCGTGCGCCAGTTCGAACAGATGGACGTGTACACGCCCAATACCTCGAACGGCATCGCGAACGCCCGCGACAAGCTCCGGGCCAATCAGATTCTGTCGCGCCACAACATCGGCATGCCCGCGACGACTTTTGTGCGCAATCGCGCCGACGTGCGCCCCGCGATCGAGAGTGTCGGCGGCGCGCCCGTGGTCATCAAGCTGCTCGAGGGAACGCAGGGCATCGGGGTGATTCTCGCCCCGCAGGTGAAGGTCGCCGAGGCGATCATCGAGACGCTGCACTCGACCCAGCAGAACGTCCTCATTCAGCGCTTCATCGCCGAGAGTCGCGGCCGCGACATCCGGGCGTTGGTCGTCGGCGACCGCGTCGTGGCGGCCATGCGCCGCATCGCGAGCGGCGACGAATTCCGCTCGAACGTGCACCGGGGCGGGACCGTCGAACCGGTCGAGCTCGACCCGGCCTACGAGGCCGCCGCCGTGCGTTCCGCCCAGATCATGGGGCTGCGCGTCGCGGGCGTCGACATGCTCGAGGGCGACGACGGGCCGCTCGTCATGGAGGTCAACTCCTCGCCGGGACTGCAGGGCATCGAGACCGCGACCAAGCTCGACGTCGCTGGGGCGATCATTGACTTCATCGCGAACCAGGTCGCCTTCCCCGAGATCGATGTGCGCCAGCGACTCAGCATCTCGACGGGCTACGGCGTCGCCGAGCTGCTCGTGCACGCGAGCGCGGACCTCGTCGGGAAGACCCTCGGCGAGTCCGGGCTGTGGGAACGGGACATCACCGTCCTCACCCTGCACCGCGGCACCCAGGTCATCCCGAACCCTCGCAAGCACGAACGCCTCGAGGCGGAGGACCGTCTGCTGTGCTTCGGCAAGCTCGAGGAAATGCGCACCATGATTCCTGAGCGCCGGCGCCGCCGGGCGCGGGTGCGCAAGCTCCCGAAGGAGCCCATCGGGGACTTGTAG
- a CDS encoding RimK/LysX family protein, with protein MNEHTHSSTITGWREWVSLPNVGVPWLKAKIDTGARSSALHAFDVAEFARDGASWVRFGIHPWQQSELDAVTVELPIHDRRTIRSSNGQSEQRLVVLLDIELSGRTVTAEVTLTNRDVMDFRMLIGREALAQGFVVNPAASYLGGKPKKATRRRNRGKPTTSA; from the coding sequence GTGAACGAACACACACATTCAAGCACTATCACGGGGTGGCGCGAGTGGGTAAGCCTGCCAAATGTCGGAGTGCCCTGGCTCAAAGCCAAGATCGACACGGGCGCGCGGTCCTCCGCGCTGCACGCATTCGACGTCGCGGAGTTTGCGCGTGACGGCGCGTCGTGGGTTCGCTTCGGCATTCACCCCTGGCAGCAGTCGGAATTGGATGCGGTGACGGTCGAGCTTCCGATCCATGACCGCCGCACGATTCGCAGCTCGAATGGGCAGTCTGAGCAGCGCCTCGTGGTGCTGCTCGACATCGAGCTGTCGGGGCGGACGGTCACCGCCGAGGTCACGCTTACGAACCGCGACGTCATGGACTTTCGTATGTTGATCGGGCGCGAGGCGCTCGCGCAGGGCTTCGTTGTGAACCCCGCGGCCTCCTATCTCGGCGGCAAGCCCAAGAAGGCGACGCGACGGCGCAATCGCGGCAAGCCGACGACTTCGGCGTAG
- a CDS encoding GntR family transcriptional regulator — MNTTSEQSATDTLRTLILSLELMPGMGLSERGLEEALGASRTPIRAALTRLEVEGLTRRSGRSWQVAPIDLTEIRAAMEFREALEIGAVALATERADAAEVVGIQQRLEAGSADEDEAAGLQGGTDFHLSLAALSGNPFFVDAMRDVFVRLARTRWLEVRTQESRAQARREHQAIATAIQSGDTERATELVILHTRGTRDRLLATLEGERLRLRGRGLAIVESPA, encoded by the coding sequence ATGAACACCACGAGCGAGCAGAGCGCCACTGACACCCTGCGCACCCTGATCCTGTCGCTCGAACTCATGCCCGGCATGGGTCTCTCCGAGCGTGGGCTCGAGGAGGCGCTGGGCGCTTCTCGCACACCCATTCGCGCGGCGCTCACTCGCCTCGAGGTCGAGGGCCTGACTCGCCGGTCCGGCCGGTCCTGGCAGGTTGCCCCCATCGATTTGACGGAGATTCGTGCGGCGATGGAGTTCCGCGAGGCGCTCGAAATTGGGGCCGTCGCGCTCGCCACCGAGCGCGCGGACGCCGCGGAGGTCGTGGGTATTCAGCAGCGACTCGAGGCGGGATCCGCGGACGAAGACGAAGCGGCCGGCCTGCAGGGCGGCACCGACTTTCACCTCTCCCTCGCCGCGCTCTCCGGGAACCCCTTCTTCGTCGACGCCATGCGCGATGTGTTTGTTCGCCTGGCCCGCACCCGCTGGCTTGAGGTGCGCACCCAGGAGTCCCGGGCACAGGCGCGCCGCGAGCACCAGGCGATTGCGACGGCGATCCAGTCCGGCGACACCGAGCGTGCGACCGAGCTCGTTATTCTGCACACGCGCGGTACCCGAGATCGCCTACTCGCAACCCTTGAGGGTGAGCGACTTCGGTTGCGCGGTCGCGGGCTCGCGATCGTCGAGTCCCCTGCCTAG
- a CDS encoding amino acid permease yields the protein MSTSIDSPYDRPVSPETSAGLSLKQPKKLRSRHVTMITLGGIIGASLFVGSGNVIRAVGPAAVISYLIGGLLVFLAMRMLGEMAAARPSIGSFMEYARVGLGDWAAYLVGWLYWYFWVGVLAYEAVLGGETMFAWFPAVPSWAWSLILLGIFVGTNLISVRTFGEVEFWLASIKVIAIVVFLGAGLLFALGLWPEASFSVPNLWEHGGFAPNGLGVAVTGVALVIFSYFGTEIAVMAAAESENPAKGIKQATSTVIWRILLFFVGSVLLIVTIVPWNQLPEPTDVATAPFTYVFSLFGLPGAAMVMQLIIFSAVLSVLNSGLYSASRMFAALAGRGYAPKIVTKKSRTGVPYVALLASTIGGVVAAIVNFAAPGSGVFEFIMNSAGLVALFVYAFIAITQMRLRQKMTAEEQSKLTLKMWLHPWLNIFLVVAIIGVLIIMLTTESGRTQVWASLIATAVLVAFWPLVRVHLKRRKAAEADPAADETAIETAAEDISGH from the coding sequence ATGTCCACATCGATCGATTCCCCGTATGACCGCCCGGTCTCACCGGAGACTTCTGCGGGCCTGAGCCTGAAGCAGCCGAAGAAGCTGCGCTCGCGCCACGTCACCATGATCACGCTCGGCGGCATCATCGGCGCGAGCCTCTTCGTCGGATCCGGAAACGTGATCCGCGCCGTCGGCCCCGCCGCCGTGATCTCGTACCTGATCGGCGGACTGCTCGTCTTCCTGGCGATGCGTATGCTCGGGGAGATGGCTGCGGCCCGCCCGTCGATCGGCTCGTTCATGGAGTACGCGCGGGTCGGGCTCGGCGACTGGGCCGCCTATCTCGTGGGCTGGCTCTACTGGTACTTCTGGGTCGGCGTGCTCGCCTACGAGGCGGTACTCGGCGGCGAGACCATGTTCGCCTGGTTCCCCGCCGTTCCGTCGTGGGCCTGGTCGCTTATCCTGCTCGGCATCTTCGTCGGCACGAACCTTATCTCGGTGCGCACTTTTGGTGAGGTCGAGTTCTGGTTGGCAAGCATCAAGGTGATCGCCATCGTGGTCTTCTTGGGTGCTGGCCTCCTCTTCGCGCTCGGCCTCTGGCCCGAGGCGTCCTTCTCGGTTCCGAACCTCTGGGAGCACGGCGGCTTCGCGCCGAACGGTCTGGGCGTTGCGGTGACCGGTGTGGCGCTCGTGATCTTCTCGTACTTCGGCACGGAGATCGCCGTCATGGCAGCCGCCGAGTCGGAGAACCCGGCGAAGGGCATCAAGCAGGCCACGAGCACGGTCATCTGGCGGATCCTGCTCTTCTTCGTGGGCTCGGTCCTCTTGATCGTCACGATCGTGCCGTGGAACCAGCTCCCGGAGCCGACCGACGTCGCCACCGCGCCGTTCACCTACGTCTTCTCCCTGTTCGGCCTGCCGGGCGCGGCCATGGTCATGCAGCTGATCATCTTCAGCGCGGTGCTGTCCGTGCTGAACTCGGGCCTCTACTCCGCCTCGCGCATGTTCGCCGCGCTGGCGGGCCGGGGCTACGCGCCGAAGATCGTCACGAAGAAGTCTCGCACCGGCGTGCCCTACGTCGCGCTGCTCGCCTCGACCATTGGCGGCGTGGTGGCGGCCATCGTCAACTTCGCGGCCCCCGGCTCGGGCGTGTTCGAGTTCATCATGAACTCCGCTGGCCTCGTCGCGCTCTTTGTGTATGCGTTCATCGCGATCACGCAGATGCGCCTGCGGCAGAAGATGACCGCTGAGGAGCAATCGAAATTGACCCTCAAGATGTGGCTGCACCCGTGGCTCAACATCTTCCTCGTTGTCGCGATCATCGGCGTGCTCATCATCATGCTGACCACCGAGTCGGGCCGCACCCAGGTGTGGGCGAGCTTGATCGCCACCGCCGTGCTCGTCGCGTTCTGGCCACTCGTGCGGGTGCACCTGAAGCGGCGTAAGGCCGCCGAGGCTGATCCTGCGGCGGACGAGACCGCGATCGAGACCGCTGCCGAGGATATCTCCGGTCACTAG
- the mtnB gene encoding methylthioribulose 1-phosphate dehydratase, which translates to MTTLLAERISDAKVREGGRILAAEAARFSGYGWMRGTSGNLSIVLDREPLLLAVTASGLDKSELTERDVVLIDADGQAVDVNDPRPPSAEAGLHAHIAARTGAQAIFHVHAIDPVIAGDRWPDGVEFRDLEMLKGIGHPAHDATVSIPVIPNHQDMRVEAARFDEVYQRATAQTPEVPVLIIAGHGMYAWGKDIPSARRHLEIAEWLLRYAIASR; encoded by the coding sequence ATGACCACGCTGCTCGCTGAGCGTATTTCCGATGCGAAGGTTCGTGAGGGCGGCCGCATCCTCGCCGCTGAGGCGGCCCGGTTCTCGGGCTATGGCTGGATGCGTGGCACCTCGGGCAACCTCTCGATCGTGCTCGACCGCGAGCCGCTGCTGCTCGCCGTGACGGCGTCCGGGCTCGACAAGTCGGAGCTCACCGAGCGCGACGTCGTGCTCATCGACGCCGACGGGCAGGCGGTCGATGTGAACGACCCGCGCCCGCCGTCGGCGGAGGCGGGTTTGCACGCCCACATCGCCGCACGGACCGGCGCCCAGGCGATCTTCCACGTGCACGCGATTGACCCGGTCATCGCGGGGGACCGCTGGCCCGACGGCGTCGAGTTTCGCGATCTCGAGATGCTCAAGGGCATCGGCCACCCGGCGCACGACGCGACGGTGAGCATCCCGGTGATCCCGAATCACCAGGACATGCGCGTGGAGGCTGCGCGCTTCGACGAGGTGTATCAGCGCGCGACGGCCCAGACGCCGGAGGTGCCCGTGCTCATCATCGCCGGCCACGGCATGTACGCGTGGGGCAAGGACATCCCCTCGGCCCGGCGCCACCTCGAGATCGCCGAGTGGCTGTTGCGCTACGCCATCGCGAGTCGCTAG
- a CDS encoding pyridoxal phosphate-dependent aminotransferase, with translation MNLRWQSVASATGLASADGTTRPTIFAEMTALATRHRAANLGQGFPDADGPEWIRDIAAQAIMDGANQYPPGRGIPELRRAIAGHQQRHYGIELDPETEVLVTAGATEALAAAILALAGPGDEVVTLEPFYDSHAAAIAMAGATHVTVPLVPDSTGFRLDAAALEAAISERTRLILVNTPHNPTGTVLTRAELELIAAAATRADAIVMTDEVYEHLTFDGLSHVPLATLPGMAERTLTISSAGKTFSLTGWKIGWVSGPARLIEAVLAIKQFLTYSGGAPFQPAIARALSDGDDDVRELRDALAHRRDVLLEGLRAAGFDVVVPGGTYFVCADATPFFTAEITDGAAFARALPELVGVACVPVSAFCAEGSATAAALASWVRFTFVKEESTLRDAIERLQGLR, from the coding sequence GTGAATCTCAGATGGCAGTCCGTCGCGTCCGCTACCGGTTTGGCATCCGCCGACGGCACCACGCGCCCCACGATCTTTGCGGAGATGACCGCGCTCGCCACGCGGCACCGAGCCGCAAATCTCGGACAGGGATTCCCCGACGCCGACGGGCCCGAGTGGATCCGCGACATCGCGGCGCAGGCGATCATGGACGGCGCGAACCAGTATCCGCCCGGACGGGGCATTCCCGAGCTGCGTCGCGCCATCGCCGGCCACCAGCAACGCCATTACGGCATCGAGCTGGATCCGGAAACCGAAGTGCTCGTCACCGCCGGGGCGACCGAGGCGCTCGCGGCGGCAATCCTCGCGCTTGCCGGCCCGGGCGACGAGGTCGTCACGCTCGAGCCCTTTTACGACTCGCACGCCGCCGCGATCGCGATGGCGGGGGCGACGCACGTCACCGTCCCCCTCGTGCCCGACTCGACCGGGTTTCGGCTCGATGCCGCGGCGCTGGAGGCGGCGATCAGCGAGCGCACGCGCCTGATCTTGGTGAACACCCCGCACAACCCGACCGGCACGGTGCTCACCCGCGCCGAGCTCGAACTCATCGCCGCTGCCGCTACGCGCGCCGACGCGATCGTAATGACCGACGAGGTCTATGAGCACCTCACGTTCGACGGGCTCAGCCACGTTCCGCTCGCGACGCTGCCCGGCATGGCGGAGCGCACGCTCACGATCTCGTCCGCGGGGAAGACGTTCTCCCTCACCGGCTGGAAGATCGGCTGGGTCTCGGGGCCCGCGCGCCTCATCGAGGCTGTCCTCGCGATCAAGCAGTTCCTGACGTACTCGGGCGGGGCACCCTTCCAGCCCGCGATCGCCCGCGCGCTCAGCGATGGCGACGACGACGTGCGCGAGCTGCGGGACGCGCTCGCTCACCGCCGCGACGTTTTGTTGGAGGGACTGCGGGCGGCGGGCTTCGACGTCGTGGTGCCGGGCGGCACCTATTTCGTGTGCGCCGACGCGACCCCGTTCTTCACCGCCGAGATCACCGACGGCGCCGCGTTTGCGCGCGCGCTGCCCGAGCTCGTGGGCGTCGCGTGCGTGCCGGTGTCGGCGTTCTGCGCGGAGGGGTCAGCGACCGCCGCTGCCCTCGCGTCCTGGGTGCGCTTCACCTTCGTCAAGGAGGAGTCGACGCTCAGGGACGCGATCGAGCGGCTGCAGGGGCTCCGGTAG
- a CDS encoding MFS transporter — MSAQTASPTLTPTKAWRMLALGVAAQAAGTMLVSTPVYLIPMLHLERNMPLAQAGALAAAPTIGMVLTLVMWGYVADRFGERWVISGGLVLTAVFSFAAAATGNLVWLGVVLALAGAASASTNAASGRVVVGWFPKERRGFAMGIRQMSQPLGVAAAALIVPPLADRFGIHAPLLVTGAVLAVLALGCALWIENPPRALRPAGATRADVNPYLSGGFLARIHTVSMLLVLPQFTLATFGMVYMIATLGWSAIAAGLIIGASQFIGALGRIAIGSLSDRLGSRVRVLRWVAMGAILAMIAVAVTGALDWTLVGAVILVIASTVTVADNGLAYTSVAEAAGSAWVGRALGIQNTGQFIVASAVGPGIGALIALVGYPLAFAAVAIAPLIAVPLVPRNDLHRD, encoded by the coding sequence ATGTCCGCCCAGACCGCAAGCCCCACGCTTACCCCGACCAAGGCGTGGCGAATGTTGGCGCTGGGGGTCGCGGCCCAGGCGGCCGGAACCATGCTGGTGAGCACGCCGGTGTACCTGATCCCGATGCTGCACCTCGAGCGCAACATGCCGCTGGCTCAGGCGGGCGCGTTGGCCGCGGCGCCGACGATCGGGATGGTGTTGACCCTGGTCATGTGGGGCTATGTCGCTGACCGGTTCGGGGAGCGGTGGGTCATCTCCGGCGGGCTGGTGCTCACTGCCGTGTTCTCCTTCGCGGCGGCCGCGACCGGAAACCTCGTGTGGCTCGGGGTCGTGCTTGCGCTCGCGGGCGCCGCCTCGGCGAGCACGAATGCCGCGAGCGGGCGTGTCGTGGTGGGCTGGTTTCCCAAGGAGCGTCGCGGCTTTGCCATGGGCATCCGGCAGATGTCACAGCCGCTCGGTGTGGCGGCGGCCGCGCTCATCGTTCCCCCGCTGGCAGATCGGTTTGGCATCCACGCCCCGCTGCTCGTCACCGGCGCGGTGCTCGCGGTGCTGGCCCTCGGCTGCGCGCTGTGGATCGAGAACCCGCCCCGCGCTCTGCGGCCAGCGGGGGCCACCCGTGCCGACGTGAACCCGTACCTCAGCGGTGGGTTCCTGGCGCGGATCCACACGGTGTCCATGTTGCTCGTCCTCCCGCAATTCACCCTGGCGACGTTTGGCATGGTGTACATGATCGCCACGCTGGGGTGGTCCGCGATCGCCGCCGGGCTCATCATCGGGGCCTCGCAGTTCATCGGCGCGCTCGGCCGCATAGCGATCGGCTCGCTCAGCGATCGCTTGGGAAGCCGGGTTCGCGTGCTGCGCTGGGTGGCGATGGGGGCAATTCTCGCGATGATCGCCGTCGCAGTCACCGGGGCACTGGACTGGACGCTCGTGGGCGCCGTGATTCTGGTGATCGCCTCGACGGTCACCGTCGCAGACAACGGCCTCGCCTACACGTCGGTCGCCGAGGCGGCGGGAAGCGCATGGGTGGGCCGAGCGCTGGGGATCCAGAACACGGGCCAGTTCATCGTGGCGTCCGCGGTTGGCCCCGGGATCGGCGCCCTCATTGCGCTCGTCGGGTACCCACTGGCCTTTGCCGCGGTAGCGATCGCGCCGCTCATCGCGGTGCCGCTCGTGCCACGGAATGACCTGCATCGGGACTGA
- a CDS encoding PACE efflux transporter gives MNGQGQTAPISIVVSDRARTPLRPAVRRAVYVGGYELFGALFTSFVLGSLLGHGGGESTITAILVSLTATAWNYAWNSIFEWAERRFSIKGRGPLMRVVQAIGYEGGLLIFTVPLVAFLLHVGLLEALMIESGLLVFFLVYTYVYSWVFDKIFGLPESAK, from the coding sequence GTGAACGGCCAAGGCCAGACCGCGCCCATCTCTATCGTCGTTTCCGACCGCGCACGCACACCTCTGCGCCCGGCGGTCCGTCGCGCCGTATACGTCGGAGGGTATGAACTCTTCGGCGCCCTCTTCACCAGCTTCGTGCTCGGCAGCCTCCTCGGGCACGGCGGCGGCGAATCCACCATTACCGCAATCCTGGTGTCGCTCACCGCGACCGCCTGGAACTACGCCTGGAACTCGATCTTCGAGTGGGCCGAGCGGCGTTTCAGCATCAAGGGCCGCGGCCCGCTCATGCGCGTCGTGCAGGCCATCGGCTACGAGGGCGGCCTCCTCATCTTCACCGTCCCACTCGTCGCGTTCCTGCTGCACGTCGGCCTGCTCGAGGCGCTCATGATTGAGAGTGGGCTGCTCGTCTTCTTCCTCGTCTACACCTACGTCTACTCCTGGGTGTTCGACAAGATCTTCGGCCTGCCGGAGTCGGCGAAGTAG
- the mtnC gene encoding acireductone synthase — protein MTAPITVHADVVVVDLEGTTSAAGFILGDLYDYARPRLEAVLGRDDDIVRAARAQAIVDAGLSANATDSEIADALRGLMEADVKSTPLKTIQGIIWAEGFAASAITSHFFDDVPPKLRQWHEQGTRVAVYSSGSVASQQPWFRHAPQGDLSGLVEAWFDTVNAGPKKEPASYLRIAEALGAEPARIVFLTDHPDEVAAALSAGWQSVALDRVGEPWAGAEFPAPAVSRFDQIEVTA, from the coding sequence ATGACTGCCCCGATCACCGTGCACGCAGACGTTGTCGTCGTCGACCTTGAGGGGACCACGAGCGCGGCCGGATTCATCCTCGGCGACCTCTACGACTACGCGCGGCCCCGCCTCGAAGCAGTGCTCGGGCGAGACGACGACATCGTGCGCGCTGCCCGGGCGCAAGCGATCGTTGACGCCGGGCTCAGCGCGAACGCGACAGACTCCGAGATCGCCGACGCCTTGCGCGGGCTCATGGAGGCGGACGTGAAGTCCACCCCCCTGAAGACCATCCAGGGGATCATCTGGGCAGAGGGCTTTGCCGCCTCGGCGATCACCTCGCACTTCTTCGACGACGTGCCGCCGAAGCTTCGGCAGTGGCACGAGCAGGGCACTCGGGTCGCCGTGTACTCCTCTGGTTCGGTTGCCTCTCAGCAGCCCTGGTTCCGCCACGCGCCGCAGGGCGATCTCTCCGGCTTGGTCGAGGCCTGGTTTGACACCGTGAACGCCGGACCGAAGAAAGAGCCAGCGTCATATCTCAGGATCGCGGAGGCGCTGGGCGCCGAGCCCGCCAGAATTGTCTTCCTCACCGATCACCCCGACGAAGTGGCCGCCGCGCTGAGCGCCGGCTGGCAGTCCGTCGCGCTTGATCGGGTGGGTGAGCCCTGGGCTGGCGCGGAGTTCCCGGCGCCCGCCGTTTCCCGTTTCGACCAGATTGAGGTGACCGCATGA
- a CDS encoding DUF4192 family protein: protein MTPPHTPTPSRPAVIKAESSADFLALLPAFTGYSITNSLLVVLFQGNQSFGSLRFDLPEDTGPDQCVSLSHAVAQVVGGIAQVDGVAFAMLTDARSTPGRGAPWQDLARLLQRGAARAGLVLRDSCCIAADGWASYLSPEPGGAMRPLSEIEHSMAGLEASVIIDEPVPDIEQLGSLPERNAARAADVRHRIDELTARPARTKRGVVFAAPRLAALVARPGAIPTANDIARLACTASGQSGWLRLVCAAVAAALPPYFPSGEMGAEDVGPVSEMTYIADCLDRGGAFDDPQELTRAFGPLEHALILFAAVPPDRDLCRRAIALVSEATAHAPRDLRPGLHCLAAWLWWWTGLTSVAAKHIDDALRLEPGHQLGEMLRHLIDSGQFPLWTLDFPIGARPAP from the coding sequence ATGACTCCTCCGCACACCCCGACACCGTCCCGCCCCGCCGTCATCAAGGCGGAATCCTCCGCCGATTTCCTGGCCTTGTTGCCGGCATTCACCGGCTACTCCATTACGAACAGCCTCTTAGTGGTCCTCTTCCAGGGAAACCAGTCCTTCGGCTCCCTGCGGTTCGACCTTCCCGAGGACACCGGACCAGACCAGTGCGTCAGCCTGTCGCATGCGGTGGCTCAGGTCGTCGGCGGAATTGCCCAGGTCGATGGTGTGGCGTTCGCGATGCTGACCGACGCCCGCTCGACACCGGGACGCGGGGCCCCGTGGCAGGACCTCGCCCGCCTGCTGCAACGGGGCGCCGCGCGCGCCGGCCTCGTGCTGCGCGATTCCTGTTGTATCGCGGCAGACGGTTGGGCGTCCTACCTCTCCCCCGAGCCCGGCGGAGCGATGCGCCCGCTGAGCGAGATCGAGCACAGCATGGCCGGGCTCGAGGCTTCCGTCATCATCGATGAGCCGGTGCCCGATATCGAGCAACTCGGGAGCCTGCCCGAGCGAAATGCGGCGCGTGCCGCCGACGTTCGGCACCGCATTGACGAACTCACGGCCCGGCCCGCGCGGACGAAGCGGGGTGTCGTGTTTGCGGCTCCCCGGCTCGCTGCGCTGGTTGCCCGCCCGGGTGCCATCCCAACGGCAAACGACATCGCCCGGCTCGCCTGCACTGCGAGTGGGCAGTCGGGTTGGCTGCGACTCGTCTGCGCGGCGGTCGCCGCCGCTCTTCCGCCGTATTTCCCGAGCGGAGAGATGGGGGCCGAGGACGTCGGCCCCGTCAGCGAGATGACCTACATCGCGGACTGCCTCGACCGCGGCGGCGCGTTTGACGACCCGCAGGAGCTCACGCGGGCCTTCGGGCCCCTCGAACACGCGCTCATTCTCTTCGCGGCGGTACCGCCGGATCGGGACCTCTGCCGACGCGCGATTGCGCTCGTCTCCGAGGCCACCGCGCACGCGCCTCGCGACTTGCGACCCGGACTGCACTGCCTCGCCGCGTGGCTGTGGTGGTGGACGGGGCTCACCTCGGTGGCCGCGAAGCATATCGATGATGCGCTCCGCCTCGAGCCTGGCCATCAACTCGGAGAGATGCTGCGCCACCTCATCGATAGCGGGCAGTTCCCGCTCTGGACGCTCGATTTCCCCATCGGAGCGCGACCGGCGCCCTAG
- a CDS encoding aldo/keto reductase family oxidoreductase produces the protein MTRDMTDGQLESAARQPALMLGMMRAEELDAAALRALVSAALDVGVQWVDHADIYGSGWHGCEAHFGAALQSDAGARAALKIQTKCGIVRGESSYDLSYAHIVRQVEGSLRALRIDTIDSLLLHRPDALCEPDEVARAFDELEASGKVRAFGVSNHTARQIERLRGSVRQPLVVNQVQLSLAHAPAIAQGIAANIAGEEQSVMRDDGVLDYCRATGIAVQAWGPLQSPIAAGSFLGAPEHAALNTEISRVAAAHGVGELEVAVSWIARHPSRPAVVLGSTRPERVRAAVRGTTLELSRSDWYGLFRAAGYEVP, from the coding sequence ATGACGCGAGATATGACCGACGGCCAGCTCGAGTCTGCCGCCCGCCAACCGGCGTTGATGCTGGGCATGATGCGCGCCGAGGAGCTGGACGCGGCAGCGCTTCGCGCCCTCGTCTCCGCCGCGCTGGACGTCGGCGTGCAGTGGGTCGATCACGCAGATATTTACGGCAGCGGTTGGCACGGCTGCGAGGCGCACTTCGGTGCGGCCCTGCAGTCAGACGCGGGCGCACGCGCCGCCCTCAAGATTCAGACGAAGTGCGGCATCGTGCGCGGCGAGTCTTCCTACGACCTGTCCTACGCGCATATCGTTCGTCAGGTGGAAGGGTCGCTGCGGGCGTTGCGCATCGACACCATCGACTCGTTGCTCCTGCACCGCCCCGATGCCCTGTGCGAGCCGGACGAGGTTGCCCGCGCGTTCGATGAGCTCGAGGCGTCGGGGAAGGTGCGCGCGTTCGGCGTCTCGAACCATACCGCGCGGCAGATCGAACGGTTGCGGGGAAGCGTGCGCCAGCCCCTGGTCGTGAACCAGGTGCAGCTCTCGCTCGCGCATGCCCCTGCGATTGCACAGGGCATCGCCGCGAACATCGCCGGCGAGGAGCAGTCGGTCATGCGCGACGACGGGGTGCTCGACTATTGCCGTGCGACCGGAATCGCGGTGCAGGCTTGGGGTCCGCTGCAATCGCCGATCGCTGCCGGGAGCTTTTTGGGCGCTCCCGAGCACGCGGCACTGAACACGGAGATCTCACGGGTCGCAGCGGCACACGGCGTCGGCGAGCTGGAAGTCGCCGTGTCCTGGATTGCGCGACACCCGTCGCGTCCGGCGGTGGTGCTCGGGTCGACGCGGCCAGAGCGTGTTCGTGCCGCTGTGCGGGGGACGACGCTCGAGCTGTCGCGGAGCGACTGGTACGGGCTCTTCCGCGCTGCCGGGTATGAGGTGCCCTAG